A region from the Dendropsophus ebraccatus isolate aDenEbr1 chromosome 1, aDenEbr1.pat, whole genome shotgun sequence genome encodes:
- the UBE2N gene encoding ubiquitin-conjugating enzyme E2 N encodes MTGLPRRIVKETQRLMAEPVPGIKAEPDDCNARYFHVVIAGPQDSPFEGGTFKLELFLPEEYPMAAPKVRFMTKIYHPNVDKLGRICLDILKDKWSPALQIRTVLLSIQALLSAPNPDDPLANDVAEQWKTNEAQAIETARAWTRLYATNNV; translated from the exons GAAACCCAGCGCCTAATGGCAGAGCCAGTTCCTGGGATAAAAGCTGAGCCAGATGACTGCAATGCACGATACTTCCATGTTGTAATTGCGGGTCCACAAGATTCACCCTTTGAAGGAGGGACATTTAAACTTGAATTATTCCTTCCTGAAGAGTACCCAATGGCAGCTCCGAAAGTACGCTTCATGACCAAAATCTATCACCCCAATGTAGACAAGCTGGGGAGGATATGTTTAGATATCTTGAAAG ATAAATGGTCTCCAGCTCTGCAGATCCGTACAGTGCTTCTATCAATTCAGGCTTTGTTAAGCGCACCCAACCCAGATGATCCATTAGCGAATGACGTAGCTGAGCAGTGGAAGACAAATGAAGCCCAAGCCATAGAAACAG CCAGAGCGTGGACTAGGCTATACGCCACGAATAATGTCTAA